A single region of the Hyphomicrobiales bacterium genome encodes:
- a CDS encoding conserved hypothetical protein (Evidence 4 : Unknown function but conserved in other organisms) has translation MTGSKKMDHKVNAQTRPNQDGASAHARSRQVLAAKLQLTSLALNCTTHKEICARFSAANALTAFTPQNAYKWLAGKALPRLSSVYADWAVVLDGRLTPTFIAASSFIEFAEALSRSHALPEGAIGRLSPGGPPAEAPEITDKPGDRPALPAERTSQWKADHVLPGRYLAISPAWSPLEMGRLVVGHVEIGALDNHQSTITYCEHLFGRTLVLSGDMVTDARYAQAILHADFARRVWVLNLHLPPFPASLLTGLLSGSAVLDFDGRLLTGRILLMRDYNDGAIGAFPTYAAPDPGLVDKWLSRLGYREGKERLTFAKNAVDFALGTRDGTLIDVPPEDQRALGLALDKLAPLEGRQSAAQEMDRYSSTAKIKSLLP, from the coding sequence ATGACCGGCTCCAAAAAGATGGATCATAAGGTCAATGCGCAGACACGGCCGAATCAGGATGGCGCGAGCGCCCATGCCCGCAGCCGGCAAGTTCTGGCGGCAAAGCTGCAGCTGACATCACTGGCGCTGAATTGTACGACCCACAAGGAGATCTGCGCCCGATTTTCCGCTGCCAATGCTCTGACAGCATTCACCCCGCAAAACGCCTACAAATGGCTTGCCGGAAAGGCGCTGCCTCGCCTGTCCAGCGTCTATGCCGACTGGGCCGTCGTTTTGGACGGCCGTCTCACGCCAACCTTCATCGCGGCCTCATCCTTTATCGAATTCGCCGAGGCCTTGAGCCGGTCCCACGCCTTGCCCGAAGGGGCTATCGGCCGACTGTCACCCGGTGGCCCACCGGCCGAAGCGCCTGAGATAACGGACAAACCTGGCGACCGGCCAGCGTTGCCGGCCGAACGCACGTCGCAGTGGAAGGCGGACCACGTCCTGCCGGGCCGCTATTTAGCGATATCTCCGGCGTGGTCCCCGCTCGAGATGGGACGGCTGGTGGTGGGGCATGTCGAGATCGGTGCGCTCGACAATCATCAATCGACGATAACCTATTGCGAGCACCTCTTCGGTCGGACGCTCGTCCTGTCGGGCGACATGGTGACCGATGCACGTTATGCGCAAGCCATTCTGCACGCGGATTTCGCGCGACGGGTTTGGGTGCTCAATCTGCACCTGCCGCCATTTCCGGCCAGCCTGCTCACCGGCCTGCTCAGCGGATCGGCCGTCCTCGACTTTGATGGACGGTTGCTGACGGGACGCATTCTGCTCATGCGCGACTACAATGACGGGGCGATCGGCGCCTTTCCCACCTATGCCGCGCCAGACCCCGGGCTGGTCGACAAATGGCTCTCGCGGCTCGGCTACCGCGAAGGCAAGGAGCGGCTGACCTTCGCGAAGAATGCCGTCGACTTCGCGCTGGGCACCCGCGATGGCACCCTCATCGATGTGCCGCCCGAGGATCAGCGGGCATTGGGGCTTGCCCTGGACAAGCTGGCGCCCCTTGAAGGGCGCCAGAGTGCAGCACAGGAGATGGATCGCTATTCATCGACCGCGAAAATAAAATCCTTGCTGCCATAA
- a CDS encoding Diguanylate cyclase (GGDEF)-like protein, translated as MQTRAPGLRPAGEFDGARTADVTAVIVVWSCVFAASIFGILTRPIGDLAAFWPTNAVLLGLMVRFQNLARPSGWCAAALGYVAADLVTGGSLLSTLLLSAANMFGVGVGYVLFSRLDEQYRRLRRPLSVLYLVAITAAASAAAGVIGAIANPILFGKGAVSGWTFWFATELVNFMAILPLMLSFPDVAWRNLRKSAASRDIRLVSIWPVLALIGSAAASVLVGGPGAMAFPAPALLWCALTYSLFVTSALTLLFSFWILLAISNGYLPVAIDYDAQHAQMSIRIGIMLMALAPITVASVMATRNELLDRLKRLAEHDQLTGLLNRSAFRDKASALVAECTRNARPIAVLMADIDQFKSINDRFGHAAGDAVLASFARCGSGCLRTSDAFGRMGGEEFAIALADCTAEEAYGIAERIRTLFASERVVLGDGRHVSATVSIGCGSSPSDHSDVDHLLLVADNALYAAKAAGRDRVVMSASERQDRIVGHI; from the coding sequence ATGCAAACCCGCGCACCAGGGCTTCGCCCAGCCGGGGAGTTCGACGGGGCCAGAACCGCGGATGTAACCGCGGTTATCGTCGTATGGTCTTGCGTTTTTGCTGCCTCGATTTTCGGAATATTGACACGTCCTATCGGAGATCTGGCTGCCTTTTGGCCGACAAACGCTGTCTTGCTTGGCTTGATGGTGCGTTTTCAAAACTTGGCAAGACCTTCGGGGTGGTGTGCGGCAGCGCTTGGATATGTTGCCGCTGATCTTGTGACTGGCGGGTCGTTGCTCTCGACGCTCCTGCTTTCAGCGGCAAACATGTTCGGTGTCGGGGTTGGGTATGTGCTGTTCTCCAGACTTGATGAGCAGTATAGACGCCTCCGCCGCCCGTTATCGGTCTTGTATCTGGTGGCTATTACGGCTGCAGCTTCGGCGGCAGCAGGGGTCATAGGTGCAATTGCCAATCCGATTTTGTTCGGTAAGGGGGCGGTGTCTGGCTGGACGTTCTGGTTTGCCACCGAGCTCGTCAATTTCATGGCGATCTTGCCGCTCATGCTGAGCTTTCCCGATGTAGCATGGCGGAATTTGCGGAAATCAGCCGCTTCTCGGGATATCCGGCTTGTCTCGATCTGGCCAGTCCTTGCTCTGATAGGATCGGCGGCTGCCTCGGTGCTCGTGGGTGGGCCAGGGGCCATGGCTTTTCCCGCGCCCGCGCTTCTGTGGTGTGCGCTGACCTATAGTCTGTTCGTCACCTCAGCTTTGACGCTACTATTCAGCTTCTGGATTCTGCTCGCCATTTCAAACGGGTATCTTCCTGTCGCCATCGACTACGACGCGCAGCATGCCCAGATGTCGATCCGTATCGGCATCATGTTGATGGCGCTGGCGCCTATTACCGTCGCCAGCGTCATGGCAACGCGGAATGAGCTTCTCGACCGGCTCAAGCGATTGGCCGAGCACGACCAACTGACCGGCCTTCTCAATCGGAGTGCATTCCGGGACAAGGCCTCCGCGCTTGTGGCGGAATGCACACGCAACGCACGGCCGATCGCGGTCCTGATGGCGGATATCGACCAGTTCAAAAGCATCAATGATAGATTCGGGCATGCTGCCGGTGACGCTGTCCTGGCTTCGTTCGCGCGGTGCGGGTCGGGGTGCCTGCGCACCTCGGACGCCTTCGGGCGGATGGGAGGGGAGGAGTTCGCGATCGCCCTCGCTGACTGCACGGCCGAGGAGGCCTACGGGATTGCAGAGCGAATTCGGACATTGTTCGCGTCCGAGCGTGTTGTGTTGGGAGATGGGCGCCATGTGTCGGCAACCGTATCGATCGGATGCGGGTCTTCTCCATCGGACCATTCGGACGTCGATCACCTTTTGCTGGTTGCCGATAATGCACTCTATGCCGCCAAGGCAGCCGGCCGGGACCGTGTCGTCATGTCGGCCTCAGAGCGTCAGGACAGGATCGTGGGGCATATATGA
- a CDS encoding conserved exported hypothetical protein (Evidence 4 : Unknown function but conserved in other organisms) translates to MLSLTYRRLVLGLAVAGVAAAVIVPAAAHHGWSWADGEQIELKGHIQSIAMAPPHPMLHVKAEDGAVWQVDLGNPNQTARSGFTGNTAKVGDAITAIGNRNRDHSKTHMKAVRIVVAGKNYDMYPERIQTN, encoded by the coding sequence ATGCTATCGTTGACTTACAGGCGCCTGGTTCTGGGGCTGGCGGTCGCGGGAGTCGCGGCCGCTGTCATTGTTCCCGCTGCTGCGCACCACGGCTGGTCATGGGCGGATGGCGAGCAAATTGAACTCAAGGGACACATCCAGTCGATCGCGATGGCTCCGCCGCATCCGATGCTCCACGTCAAGGCAGAGGATGGCGCCGTTTGGCAGGTCGATCTCGGCAATCCAAACCAGACGGCTCGCTCCGGTTTCACCGGCAATACGGCAAAGGTCGGCGATGCCATCACGGCCATCGGTAACCGCAACCGCGACCACAGTAAGACGCATATGAAGGCGGTCCGCATCGTCGTTGCCGGCAAGAACTATGATATGTATCCCGAGCGGATCCAGACGAACTGA
- a CDS encoding conserved membrane hypothetical protein (Evidence 4 : Unknown function but conserved in other organisms) has translation MESLLDPILTWMGTWPGAVWLQNSGSAYLIVNAAHILSIGLILGGILPLDLRLMGFNRSTSLAVIGPFLSRVAATGVVLAIATGLWLFSVRPVEYAGNPAFLAKLGLLGLALANVLLQHRSRDFQAALRGARVAMGVRLRAVASAVLWLLALVAGRWIGFV, from the coding sequence GTGGAATCGTTGCTGGATCCGATCCTCACCTGGATGGGAACATGGCCGGGGGCCGTATGGCTGCAGAATTCCGGCTCGGCCTATCTAATCGTGAATGCCGCCCATATCCTGTCGATCGGGCTGATCCTGGGCGGCATCCTGCCGCTCGATCTCCGACTGATGGGCTTCAATCGCTCAACGTCGCTTGCCGTCATCGGCCCTTTCCTGTCTCGCGTGGCGGCGACAGGCGTCGTGCTTGCCATCGCGACAGGGCTATGGCTGTTCAGCGTGCGTCCGGTGGAATATGCCGGGAATCCGGCCTTCCTGGCGAAGCTTGGCCTCCTGGGATTGGCACTCGCCAATGTGCTCCTCCAGCACCGCAGCCGGGATTTCCAAGCGGCATTGCGCGGCGCGCGGGTCGCCATGGGTGTGCGCCTGCGTGCTGTCGCCTCGGCCGTGCTCTGGTTGCTGGCTCTTGTTGCCGGACGATGGATCGGTTTTGTGTGA
- a CDS encoding conserved hypothetical protein (Evidence 4 : Unknown function but conserved in other organisms) has translation MKPEERKALVAAYKERKTAAGLFAVECTATSAHWAGRAPDLSTIWNRLEFTLRQGLHRHAGLQKAWLTHGQGSFRLKILETIDGDLPSFAAERLLRERLAYWCAELRAEKL, from the coding sequence ATGAAGCCTGAGGAACGGAAGGCGCTCGTTGCCGCCTACAAGGAGCGAAAGACGGCCGCCGGCCTCTTTGCGGTTGAATGCACGGCGACGAGCGCCCATTGGGCTGGCCGGGCGCCGGATCTCTCCACCATCTGGAACAGGCTCGAGTTCACCTTGAGGCAAGGGCTACACCGCCATGCCGGGCTGCAAAAGGCGTGGCTTACCCATGGACAGGGCTCCTTTCGCCTCAAGATACTCGAGACGATTGACGGGGATCTGCCTTCTTTCGCCGCCGAACGCCTGCTGCGCGAACGCCTCGCCTATTGGTGCGCGGAATTGAGGGCCGAAAAGCTTTGA
- a CDS encoding conserved hypothetical protein (Evidence 4 : Unknown function but conserved in other organisms), protein MSQSDPACLIAFYGEALLARGARVDVALAVHSAVARNPEVEILTFDDATGQVVDLDLRGSAADVAERYAAMAAKPDIAPQSAAGERSRGRPKLGVVAREVTLLPRHWEWLATQPGGASQTLRRLVEAARRDDDGQAEARAGRDRAYRFMATMAGNWAGFEEATRALFRADRDQFQAITHAWPVDVRQQIARLAWGDEGDGGGT, encoded by the coding sequence ATGTCCCAATCGGACCCTGCCTGTTTAATCGCTTTCTATGGCGAAGCCCTGCTGGCCCGGGGCGCGCGCGTCGATGTCGCGCTGGCGGTTCATTCTGCCGTCGCACGCAACCCAGAGGTCGAAATTCTGACCTTCGACGATGCGACAGGACAGGTTGTTGATCTCGATTTACGTGGCTCTGCCGCTGATGTCGCGGAGCGCTACGCCGCAATGGCCGCGAAGCCCGATATCGCGCCCCAGTCCGCCGCGGGCGAGCGCAGCCGTGGGCGGCCGAAGCTCGGTGTTGTCGCGCGGGAGGTGACCTTGTTGCCGCGCCATTGGGAGTGGCTCGCCACGCAGCCGGGCGGAGCCTCGCAGACCTTGCGCCGCCTTGTCGAGGCCGCACGCCGGGATGATGACGGTCAGGCGGAAGCCCGGGCTGGTCGCGATCGCGCTTATCGCTTCATGGCGACGATGGCAGGAAACTGGGCTGGCTTCGAGGAGGCGACACGGGCGCTGTTCAGGGCGGATCGTGATCAATTCCAGGCCATCACACACGCCTGGCCGGTCGATGTGCGACAGCAGATCGCCCGGCTCGCGTGGGGCGACGAGGGCGATGGTGGCGGCACTTGA
- a CDS encoding hypothetical protein (Evidence 5 : Unknown function), with protein MGRRGRWWRHLKAPARGEACSQASKFLSPSVDCCEAQKNKMAGLFVGNDKDYVHCALAQ; from the coding sequence GTGGGGCGACGAGGGCGATGGTGGCGGCACTTGAAGGCCCCGGCGCGAGGCGAGGCCTGCTCCCAGGCGTCTAAATTCCTTAGCCCATCTGTGGATTGCTGCGAGGCACAAAAAAATAAGATGGCGGGCCTTTTTGTCGGGAATGACAAGGACTATGTCCATTGTGCACTTGCACAATGA
- a CDS encoding hypothetical protein (Evidence 5 : Unknown function): MTHQAHRSPTHPIHQVFLDRWSPRAFTDAEIPLETLKVILEAARWAPSAFNAQPWRFLYARRGDANWETFLGSLNAFNRSWAAHAGALVFVVSRATMRPPGGEEDVPSYSHSFDAGAAWGFLALQATLLGWHSHAMTGFDHENAPNNLGVLMATASRLPSRSANAAMRRRCLRGLHRARSQATACLWKRWRLLAASRPVRAAKHRGAANPAAPLGPRLRSLKFRRNEAENQGRLRALRAA; the protein is encoded by the coding sequence ATGACCCATCAAGCACATCGTTCGCCCACGCATCCTATCCACCAGGTGTTCCTGGATCGCTGGTCCCCCCGCGCCTTCACGGATGCGGAGATTCCACTCGAGACCCTGAAGGTCATTCTTGAAGCGGCTCGGTGGGCACCGTCGGCCTTCAACGCGCAGCCCTGGCGATTTCTTTACGCGCGGCGCGGCGACGCCAACTGGGAAACCTTCTTGGGCAGCCTGAATGCGTTCAATCGTTCGTGGGCTGCGCATGCGGGCGCGCTCGTCTTTGTCGTGTCACGCGCGACCATGCGCCCGCCGGGCGGCGAGGAGGATGTTCCGTCCTACAGCCATAGCTTTGATGCCGGCGCGGCCTGGGGCTTCCTGGCGCTTCAGGCGACGCTGCTCGGTTGGCATAGTCACGCGATGACCGGCTTCGATCACGAAAACGCCCCCAATAACCTGGGGGTGCTGATGGCTACCGCATCGAGGCTGCCATCGCGATCGGCAAACGCGGCGATGCGTCGACGCTGCCTGAGGGGCTTGCATCGCGCGAGAAGCCAAGCGACCGCTTGCCTCTGGAAGAGGTGGCGATTGCTGGCGGCTTCAAGGCCGGTTAGGGCCGCAAAGCACAGGGGCGCAGCGAATCCTGCGGCGCCTCTCGGTCCAAGACTGCGCAGCCTGAAATTCCGAAGAAATGAGGCTGAGAATCAGGGGCGCTTGCGAGCCTTGCGTGCGGCGTAG
- a CDS encoding conserved hypothetical protein (Evidence 4 : Unknown function but conserved in other organisms) — protein MKSVKGASFADRLSSAAAAKKALAASFQKKINDPELAERRSANLAVAKEREERLAQRQAERQAEEERRATEEAAAAVARTEEETAAKERLLAEQKAARDARYAARKARKRP, from the coding sequence TTGAAGAGCGTAAAGGGTGCATCGTTCGCCGACCGGCTGTCGTCCGCAGCAGCAGCCAAGAAGGCCCTCGCGGCCTCTTTCCAGAAGAAGATCAACGACCCGGAATTGGCCGAGCGCCGCTCCGCCAATCTCGCTGTCGCGAAGGAGCGCGAGGAACGACTGGCGCAGCGACAGGCCGAAAGGCAGGCCGAGGAAGAGCGCCGGGCGACCGAAGAGGCCGCAGCGGCAGTAGCCCGCACGGAAGAGGAAACGGCCGCGAAGGAGAGGCTGCTCGCGGAGCAGAAAGCTGCTCGCGACGCACGCTACGCCGCACGCAAGGCTCGCAAGCGCCCCTGA
- a CDS encoding conserved exported hypothetical protein (Evidence 4 : Unknown function but conserved in other organisms) → MLKRCLFNAAVLTILAIGVSSAQAAPLSPSPSEKGGVENETAEQKAFHAKADAALKALDDKMERRNQAARRAVMGICSGCLSRSAAGSGPTREAQDTRDLDPFSGSVNEAAVEVPAQPAARPSRPARPQVSQAPQAVPLAPPLQILPDRAR, encoded by the coding sequence ATGTTGAAGCGTTGTTTATTCAATGCCGCTGTACTGACGATCCTGGCGATCGGTGTTTCGTCTGCGCAGGCTGCGCCTCTGAGCCCTTCGCCATCGGAGAAGGGCGGTGTCGAGAATGAGACAGCGGAGCAAAAAGCCTTTCATGCAAAGGCCGATGCGGCGTTGAAGGCGCTCGACGATAAAATGGAGCGCCGCAACCAGGCCGCGCGGCGAGCCGTTATGGGGATCTGCTCAGGATGCCTTAGCCGCTCTGCTGCGGGGAGTGGACCCACCCGTGAAGCGCAGGATACGAGGGATCTGGATCCCTTTTCGGGATCTGTCAACGAGGCGGCTGTAGAGGTGCCGGCGCAGCCGGCAGCGCGTCCCTCGCGGCCCGCGCGACCGCAGGTCTCCCAGGCGCCTCAGGCTGTGCCGCTCGCGCCTCCGCTGCAGATCTTGCCCGATCGCGCACGCTAG
- a CDS encoding conserved hypothetical protein (Evidence 4 : Unknown function but conserved in other organisms), translating into MGNYPRVRADGDSLEIELEAGLTIVSHVGDPILVQTIEHMWSTRESVEDAIANLTDLLARDGGHMVDDCVLPLLRGVPQPADAVATVPFGDC; encoded by the coding sequence ATGGGGAACTATCCGCGCGTTCGCGCCGACGGAGACAGTCTTGAGATCGAGCTGGAAGCCGGCTTGACCATCGTTTCTCATGTGGGCGATCCCATTTTGGTACAAACCATCGAGCATATGTGGTCCACACGGGAATCCGTCGAGGATGCGATCGCGAATTTGACAGATCTTCTGGCGCGCGATGGCGGCCACATGGTGGATGATTGTGTCCTTCCCTTGCTGCGCGGGGTGCCGCAGCCCGCCGACGCCGTCGCGACTGTCCCGTTCGGCGATTGCTAA
- a CDS encoding Serine/threonine protein phosphatase 1 yields the protein MSIMSITFVISDLHGRFDLLEAALAAVVERGPAGGTVVFTGDYVDRGPQSRQIIARLMAGPPAGWSWICLRGNHEEMMVGALTRTAPAQRWLDNGGRETLQSYSRKGGGEADGAVPPAHVAWLGALETLYRDRYRIYVHAGVDAALPLEAQDPQTLVWMRYAPGAEEGHGDFHVIHGHTPHKDGPRHYRGRTNLDTMAWRTGRLVVAVFDDNQPGGPMELIEITAAKGEA from the coding sequence GTGAGTATCATGAGCATAACCTTCGTCATCTCCGATCTGCACGGGCGCTTTGATCTGCTTGAAGCGGCTCTGGCCGCTGTCGTGGAACGTGGGCCGGCGGGGGGCACCGTCGTCTTCACGGGTGATTATGTCGATCGCGGCCCGCAGAGCAGGCAGATCATTGCGCGCTTGATGGCAGGCCCGCCGGCAGGCTGGAGCTGGATCTGCCTCAGAGGCAATCATGAGGAGATGATGGTCGGCGCCTTGACGCGGACGGCCCCCGCGCAGCGATGGCTCGATAATGGCGGCCGCGAAACGCTGCAGTCCTATAGCCGAAAGGGGGGAGGGGAGGCGGACGGTGCCGTTCCCCCAGCCCATGTCGCCTGGCTGGGAGCGCTGGAGACCCTCTATCGAGATCGTTACAGGATCTATGTCCATGCGGGCGTGGATGCGGCCTTGCCGCTGGAGGCGCAGGATCCGCAGACCCTGGTATGGATGCGCTATGCCCCGGGTGCCGAGGAGGGACATGGTGATTTCCATGTCATCCATGGCCATACGCCGCATAAGGATGGACCCAGGCACTACCGCGGGCGGACCAATCTCGACACCATGGCCTGGCGGACAGGACGTCTTGTGGTGGCCGTCTTTGATGATAATCAGCCCGGTGGGCCGATGGAACTGATCGAAATCACCGCAGCCAAAGGCGAAGCCTAG
- the htrA gene encoding putative periplasmic serine endoprotease DegP-like (Evidence 3 : Putative function from multiple computational evidences): MMMDKNSQSPATLRSDRQAGVSAPRSSRRKSLLLGAVALAALGTAGVLQGLVAPPYSPAYAQQIAPAPAVTVPGQASFADLVDRVKPAVVSVQVKVAIDNVRDDGGMQRFGGQSDDGEFGMGGPGMGGPGNPFEQFFRRFGGEGGPRGGQRQQPRRFGEAQGSGFFISQDGYVVTNNHVVEKGTEIQVKMDDGRSLSAKVIGTDPKTDLALLKVDDGGPFPYVPLAGVAPRVGDWVVAVGNPFGLGGTVTAGIVSARGRDIGAGPYDDFIQVDAPINKGNSGGPTFNLSGQVVGVNTAIASPSGGNVGIAFAIPSETVQSVVQQLKDKGAVSRGYIGVQIQPVTADIAAGLGLDKAEGAIVARVEDSGPAAKAGLKAGDAIVALDGKPVNDARVLSREIAGHAPGSKLDLTVWRDGKTQKIALTLATMPGEKTAALGEDQGAGQGKLGLQLAPAASVGGAGQDGVVVMGVQPGSPAEERGLKTGDVIVEASGRKVERPADITKVIAEVKKEGRKAVLFRLKTEDGSRFVALPVA; encoded by the coding sequence ATGATGATGGACAAGAATTCGCAGAGCCCTGCCACGTTGAGGTCGGATCGCCAGGCTGGGGTGTCGGCGCCTCGGTCGAGCCGGCGCAAGTCGCTGTTGCTGGGTGCGGTGGCGCTGGCGGCCCTGGGCACGGCGGGTGTGCTGCAGGGTCTGGTGGCCCCGCCCTATAGCCCGGCCTATGCGCAGCAGATCGCGCCGGCGCCGGCTGTGACGGTGCCCGGTCAGGCCTCCTTCGCCGATCTCGTCGACCGGGTGAAGCCGGCTGTGGTGTCGGTGCAGGTGAAGGTGGCGATCGACAACGTCCGCGATGACGGCGGCATGCAGCGCTTCGGCGGCCAGTCGGATGACGGTGAGTTCGGCATGGGCGGTCCCGGCATGGGCGGCCCGGGCAACCCCTTCGAGCAGTTTTTCCGCCGCTTCGGTGGCGAGGGCGGGCCGCGCGGCGGCCAGCGCCAGCAGCCGCGCCGCTTCGGCGAGGCGCAGGGGTCGGGCTTCTTCATCAGCCAGGACGGCTATGTCGTCACCAACAACCATGTGGTCGAGAAGGGCACCGAGATCCAGGTGAAGATGGATGACGGGCGCAGCCTGTCGGCCAAGGTCATCGGCACCGATCCGAAGACCGATCTGGCGCTTCTGAAGGTCGATGACGGCGGTCCGTTCCCCTATGTGCCGCTGGCGGGCGTCGCCCCGCGGGTCGGCGACTGGGTGGTGGCGGTCGGCAATCCCTTCGGGCTTGGCGGCACGGTGACGGCGGGCATCGTCTCGGCGCGTGGCCGTGACATCGGGGCCGGTCCCTATGACGACTTCATCCAGGTCGATGCGCCGATCAACAAGGGCAATTCGGGCGGCCCGACCTTCAACCTGTCCGGCCAGGTGGTGGGCGTGAACACGGCGATCGCCTCGCCGTCGGGCGGCAATGTGGGCATCGCCTTCGCCATCCCGTCCGAGACGGTGCAGTCGGTGGTGCAGCAGCTGAAGGACAAGGGCGCGGTGAGCCGCGGTTATATCGGCGTGCAGATCCAGCCGGTGACGGCGGATATCGCGGCGGGGCTTGGGCTCGACAAGGCGGAAGGGGCGATCGTGGCGCGCGTCGAGGACAGTGGTCCGGCGGCCAAGGCCGGCCTGAAGGCGGGCGATGCGATCGTGGCGCTGGATGGCAAGCCGGTCAATGATGCCCGCGTCCTGTCGCGGGAGATCGCCGGCCATGCGCCGGGCTCCAAGCTCGACCTGACGGTGTGGCGCGACGGCAAGACGCAGAAGATCGCGCTGACGCTGGCGACGATGCCGGGTGAGAAGACGGCGGCGCTGGGCGAGGATCAGGGCGCCGGCCAGGGCAAGCTCGGGCTGCAGCTGGCGCCTGCGGCGAGCGTCGGCGGCGCCGGCCAGGACGGCGTGGTGGTGATGGGCGTCCAGCCCGGCTCGCCGGCCGAGGAGCGGGGCCTGAAGACCGGCGACGTCATCGTCGAGGCCTCCGGCCGCAAGGTCGAGCGTCCGGCCGACATCACCAAGGTGATCGCCGAGGTCAAGAAGGAAGGCCGCAAGGCGGTGCTGTTCCGCCTGAAGACCGAGGACGGCTCGCGCTTCGTCGCTCTGCCGGTGGCGTAA
- a CDS encoding hypothetical protein (Evidence 5 : Unknown function), with protein MGKGIELRCDGGLESYEEFMGLRGCCNWGFVIVGCEEGRDVRVLRTGALGDRACV; from the coding sequence ATGGGAAAAGGCATAGAATTACGATGCGATGGCGGCCTAGAATCTTACGAAGAATTCATGGGTTTGAGAGGGTGCTGTAATTGGGGGTTTGTCATTGTCGGTTGTGAAGAGGGGCGCGATGTCCGCGTCCTGCGCACGGGAGCCTTGGGGGATAGGGCTTGTGTGTGA
- a CDS encoding conserved membrane hypothetical protein (Evidence 4 : Unknown function but conserved in other organisms), whose protein sequence is MANFENSGFESSGDSAATVPAHRAGFWIRELPYLAILILTACGVGYVSLTRQPIPLYWQCMAVVIAFVCIMGGWPGARDARSRWRLVWTQVLHWGAFLLAMYLVFLPSVQAIANIDSTGLIILLILALSTFVAGVHIGSWQMCGNGIVMGLAVPTVAWLDQSALILTLILIVALASAGIIVWYRLRG, encoded by the coding sequence ATGGCCAATTTTGAAAACTCCGGGTTTGAGAGTTCCGGGGATAGCGCCGCCACGGTGCCCGCGCATCGCGCGGGGTTCTGGATACGCGAGCTGCCTTACCTCGCGATTCTCATCCTGACCGCCTGCGGCGTCGGCTATGTCAGCCTGACCCGCCAGCCGATCCCGCTCTACTGGCAGTGCATGGCGGTTGTCATCGCATTCGTCTGTATCATGGGCGGCTGGCCGGGGGCGCGTGACGCCCGAAGCCGCTGGCGGCTGGTCTGGACGCAGGTGCTGCATTGGGGCGCGTTCCTGCTGGCGATGTATCTCGTGTTCCTGCCGAGCGTACAGGCGATCGCCAATATCGATTCGACAGGCCTGATCATCCTCCTCATCCTGGCGCTCAGCACCTTCGTTGCCGGTGTGCATATCGGCTCCTGGCAGATGTGCGGCAATGGCATCGTCATGGGGCTCGCGGTGCCCACGGTCGCCTGGCTCGACCAGTCTGCCCTCATCCTCACGCTCATCCTCATCGTCGCGCTCGCGTCCGCCGGGATCATCGTCTGGTATCGGTTGCGCGGCTAG